The Macaca nemestrina isolate mMacNem1 chromosome 12, mMacNem.hap1, whole genome shotgun sequence genome contains a region encoding:
- the LOC105466435 gene encoding olfactory receptor 4A8-like produces MRQNNNITEFVLLGFSQDPDVQNALFVMFLLTYIVTMVGNLLIVVTIIASPSLDSPMYFFLACLSFVDAVYSTTVSPVLIVDLLCDKKTISFPACMGQLFIGHLCGGAEIFLLVVMDYDRYVAICKPLHYLTIMNRQVCILLLVLAVTGGFVHSVFQTVVVYTLPFCGPNVIDHFYCDVYPLLELACTDTYFIGLTVVFNGGAICMVVFILLLISYGVILNSLKTYSQEGRRKALSTCSSHITVVVLFFIPCIFIYVRPVSNFSIDKFMTIFFTVIAPILNPFIYTLKNSEMRNAIEKLLCKS; encoded by the coding sequence ATGAGACAGAATAACAATATTACAGAATTTGTCCTCCTGGGCTTTTCTCAGGATCCTGATGTGCAAAATGCATTATTTGTCATGTTTTTACTCACATATATTGTGACCATGGTGGGGAACCTACTAATTGTGGTGACTATTATTGCCAGCCCTTCTTTGGACTCCCCAATGTACTTCTTCCTTGCCTGCCTGTCATTTGTAGATGCTGTGTATTCCACCACCGTTTCTCCCGTATTGATTGTAGACTTACTCTGTGATAAAAAGACTATTTCCTTCCCAGCTTGCATGGGCCAGCTATTTATAGGCCACTTGTGTGGTGGTGCTGAGATCTTCCTTCTGGTAGTGATGGACTATGATCGCTATGTGGCCATCTGTAAGCCACTGCACTATTTGACCATCATGAATCGACAGGTTTGCATCCTTCTCTTGGTGTTGGCTGTGACTGGAGGTTTTGTGCATTCTGTGTTTCAAACTGTTGTTGTGTACACTCTCCCCTTCTGTGGCCCCAATGTCATTGACCACTTTTACTGTGACGTTTACCCGTTATTGGAACTGGCGTGCACTGACACCTACTTTATAGGCCTCACAGTGGTTTTCAATGGTGGAGCAATCTGTATGGTCGTCTTCATCCTTCTACTAATCTCCTATGGGGTCATCCTAAACTCCCTTAAAACCTACAGTCAGGAAGGGAGGCGTAAAGCCCTGTCTACCTGCAGCTCCCACATTACCGTGGTTGTCCTGTTTTTTATTCCCTGTATTTTCATATATGTGAGACCTGTTTCAAACTTTTCTATTGATAAATTCATGACTATATTTTTTACAGTTATTGCACCCATTTTGAACCCTTTTATATACACGTTGAAAAATTCAGAGATGAGAAATGCTATAGAAAAACTCTTGTGTAAAAGTTAA
- the LOC105466434 gene encoding olfactory receptor 4A5-like, which translates to MRQNNNITEFVLLGLSQDPGVQKALFVTFLLTYFMTMVGNLLIVVTIISSPSLGSPMYFLLACLSLIDAVYSTTISPKLIVDLFCDKKTISFPACMGQLFIDHLFGGAEIFLLVVMAYDRYVAICKPLHYLTIMNRQVCILLLMAAVTGGFVHSVFQIVVVYSLPFCSPNVIDHFVCDMYPLLELACTDTYFIGLTVVVNGGAMCMVIFIILLISYGIILNSLKTYSQEGRRKALSTCSSHITVVVLFFVPCIFMYVRPVSTFPIDKFMTVFYTVITPMLNPLIYTLRNSEMRNAIEKLLGKKLTIFRIRVSLLV; encoded by the coding sequence ATGAGACAGAATAACAATATTACAGAATTTGTCCTACTTGGCTTGTCTCAGGATCCTGGTGTGCAAAAAGCATTATTTGTCACATTTTTACTCACATACTTTATGACAATGGTGGGGAACCTACTCATTGTGGTGACTATTATTTCCAGCCCTTCCTTGGGCTCCCCAATGTACTTCCTCCTTGCCTGCCTGTCACTTATAGATGCTGTATATTCCACTACCATTTCTCCTAAGTTGATTGTGGACTTATTCTGTGACAAAAAGACTATTTCCTTCCCAGCTTGCATGGGTCAGCTATTTATAGACCACTTGTTTGGTGGTGCTGAGATCTTCCTTCTGGTGGTGATGGCCTATGATCGCTATGTGGCCATCTGTAAGCCACTGCACTATTTGACCATCATGAATCGACAGGTTTGCATCCTTCTGTTGATGGCGGCTGTGACTGGAGGTTTTGTGCATTCTGTGTTTCAAATTGTTGTTGTGTACAGTCTCCCTTTCTGTAGCCCCAATGTCATTGACCACTTTGTCTGTGATATGTACCCATTATTGGAACTGGCGTGCACTGACACCTACTTTATAGGCCTCACTGTTGTTGTCAATGGTGGAGCAATGTGTATGGTCATCTTCATCATTCTATTAATATCCTATGGAATCATCCTAAACTCTCTTAAAACTTACAGTCAGGAAGGGAGGCGTAAAGCCCTGTCTACCTGCAGCTCCCACATCACCGTGGTTGTCCTCTTTTTTGTTCCCTGTATTTTCATGTATGTTAGACCTGTTTCAACCTTTCCTATTGATAAATTCATGACTGTTTTTTATACAGTTATCACACCCATGTTGAATCCTTTAATATACACGTTGAGAAATTCAGAGATGAGAAATGCTATAGAAAAACTCTTGGGTAAAAAGTTAACTATATTTAGAATAAGAGTGTCCCTCCTCGTGTAG